Proteins encoded in a region of the Paenibacillus sp. E222 genome:
- a CDS encoding UDP-N-acetylglucosamine 1-carboxyvinyltransferase: MEKLMISGGRPLQGTVTISGAKNSAIALIPAALLAESEVVLDNLPLLSDVAVYAEILEELGARVHWEGSQMKIDPSDIKSIPMPNGPVKKLRASYYMMGALLGRFKEATIGLPGGCNFEPRPIDQHIKGFEALGATVTNEHGSIHLHAKELRGAKIYLDVSSVGATINIMLAATRAKGSTIIENAAKEPEIIDVATLLNSMGASIKGAGTETIRIEGVSELKGCRHSIIPDRIQAGTYMIAAAATRGDVLIDNVIPKHLEALTAKLLEMGVGIEELDESIRVIGKPSYNHVDVKALVYPGFPTDLQSPMTSVLTQATGVSVLSDFVYSNRFKHVPELVRMGAKIRVEGRSAIIEGSALNAAKVKASDLRAGAALVIAGLTVSEGVTEVTGVEFIDRGYDHLVTNLRLLGADVWRETD; the protein is encoded by the coding sequence GGGAACTGTAACTATAAGCGGCGCCAAGAACAGCGCCATCGCGCTTATTCCTGCAGCATTGCTTGCCGAGTCAGAAGTCGTGCTGGACAACCTGCCGCTTTTGAGTGACGTGGCGGTTTATGCAGAAATTTTGGAGGAACTCGGAGCTCGTGTACACTGGGAAGGCAGTCAGATGAAGATCGATCCTTCCGATATTAAATCCATTCCCATGCCGAATGGTCCCGTGAAGAAGCTACGTGCTTCGTATTATATGATGGGAGCACTGCTTGGGCGTTTTAAAGAAGCAACCATTGGTTTGCCCGGGGGCTGCAACTTTGAGCCTCGTCCGATTGATCAACATATCAAAGGGTTTGAAGCGCTTGGCGCAACCGTAACGAACGAACATGGCTCCATTCATTTGCATGCCAAAGAGCTGCGCGGAGCAAAGATTTATCTTGATGTAAGCAGTGTAGGTGCAACCATTAACATCATGCTGGCGGCTACTCGTGCCAAAGGCTCTACAATTATCGAAAACGCGGCTAAAGAGCCTGAGATTATAGATGTAGCAACACTTTTGAATTCAATGGGTGCCAGCATCAAGGGTGCGGGTACCGAAACGATCCGCATTGAAGGTGTGTCGGAGCTTAAGGGCTGCCGTCATTCTATCATTCCGGACCGTATACAAGCAGGTACGTATATGATCGCTGCGGCTGCGACGCGTGGCGACGTTCTGATTGACAATGTCATTCCTAAACATCTGGAGGCTTTGACGGCAAAGTTGCTGGAAATGGGTGTTGGCATTGAAGAACTCGACGAAAGTATTCGTGTCATTGGCAAACCAAGCTACAATCATGTAGACGTTAAGGCGCTCGTATATCCCGGTTTTCCAACGGATTTGCAGTCCCCGATGACTAGTGTATTGACACAGGCAACGGGTGTGAGTGTCCTGAGCGACTTTGTATATAGCAACCGATTCAAGCACGTTCCTGAATTGGTACGCATGGGTGCCAAAATCCGTGTGGAAGGGCGCTCGGCTATTATTGAAGGCAGTGCACTGAATGCGGCCAAGGTAAAAGCATCCGATCTTCGCGCCGGTGCCGCGCTGGTGATCGCGGGTCTCACCGTCAGTGAAGGTGTGACCGAAGTGACAGGCGTTGAATTTATCGACCGCGGGTACGATCATCTAGTAACCAATCTGCGTCTGCTAGGTGCAGATGTGTGGCGAGAAACCGATTAA